One part of the Truepera radiovictrix DSM 17093 genome encodes these proteins:
- a CDS encoding NUDIX hydrolase codes for MLLPNAFALYTALFLQRGDRWLLLQRAPHKRFAPGRWTGLGGRVEPGELGDLRGAALRELQEETGLSADALEDLSLRRVLLHNRPGEPLTALLYFTARLTVDVLPECTEGTLHWVSPRDLAARDLIETTARVLPELVRDVMRAPQGGEAVRLGTAYYEGAAIREVRWS; via the coding sequence ATGCTCCTACCCAACGCCTTCGCCCTCTACACCGCCCTCTTCCTCCAGCGCGGCGACCGCTGGCTGCTGCTCCAGCGCGCCCCCCACAAACGCTTCGCCCCGGGGCGTTGGACGGGCCTCGGCGGACGCGTCGAACCCGGTGAGCTCGGCGACCTGCGGGGCGCCGCGCTGCGCGAGCTCCAGGAGGAGACGGGGCTCTCGGCGGACGCGCTAGAGGACCTGTCGCTGCGCCGCGTGCTGCTGCACAACCGCCCCGGCGAACCGCTGACCGCCCTGCTCTACTTCACGGCGCGCCTCACCGTGGACGTCCTCCCCGAGTGCACCGAAGGGACGCTGCACTGGGTGTCGCCGCGCGACCTCGCCGCGCGCGACCTGATCGAGACGACCGCGCGCGTCCTGCCGGAGCTCGTGCGCGACGTCATGCGCGCGCCGCAGGGGGGCGAAGCCGTGCGCCTAGGCACCGCCTACTACGAGGGCGCCGCGATCCGCGAGGTGCGCTGGTCGTAG
- a CDS encoding HPP family protein has protein sequence MAQRDSLKPLEGASRSLRERLNLADELVMALLPTATVLTVLALVEVFSQQRLLFASLASSAFLIYLDPLHGANRKRTLVGAQLLAASLGLVTYVAFGPGYLAAGGAMTATILLMVVLDLMHPPAVATALSFALRAEGASDALLFALAVAMTAALVGLQQSALWLLARAKRRAAR, from the coding sequence ATGGCGCAACGCGACAGCCTCAAACCGCTCGAGGGGGCCTCACGCTCCCTGCGCGAACGCCTCAACCTCGCCGACGAGCTGGTGATGGCCCTGTTGCCCACCGCGACGGTGCTCACCGTGCTCGCCTTGGTCGAGGTCTTCAGCCAGCAGCGCCTGCTTTTTGCCTCGCTCGCCTCGAGCGCCTTTCTCATCTACCTCGACCCGCTCCACGGGGCAAACCGCAAACGCACGCTCGTCGGGGCGCAGCTCCTCGCGGCCAGCTTGGGCTTGGTGACCTACGTCGCCTTCGGCCCGGGCTACCTCGCGGCGGGGGGTGCGATGACGGCGACAATCCTCCTCATGGTGGTCTTAGACCTCATGCACCCCCCGGCGGTCGCGACCGCGCTGAGCTTCGCGCTGCGCGCCGAAGGGGCGAGCGACGCGCTCCTGTTTGCCCTCGCGGTGGCGATGACCGCCGCGCTCGTGGGGTTGCAGCAGTCGGCGCTCTGGTTGCTCGCGCGGGCGAAGCGGCGCGCAGCGCGGTAG
- a CDS encoding polysaccharide biosynthesis protein → MPPATESPKSPPPSGKPSRLNRLFKLSLDALSWLLATPIAFFIRYDWAPPADTLGPMAVATAGLFALKLATTSFFGLYQRSWTKVAFRELGDIVRAVIGAAALGSLILLWLGPSLDIPRSVAFLDGLVTLFLMTGMRAFARYRHEASLGQHSARRAKSVLVIGAGEAGSLVVREMLRHPEMGLRPVGFLDDDRKKVGYRIATVPVLGTTQDINKVVRSHDVDEVLIAIPSSDGRVVREIVGRIEGAKAGLKYRIIPGVYELLSGQVGISRIREVQIEDLLRRPPVELDTAAISSYLTDRVVMITGAGGSIGSELVRQICRFRPKELILFGRGENSIYTLERELERDWPDIPYHSVIAGVQHIVRLDYVFRRYQPEVVFHAAAHKHVPLMELNPEEAVFNNIIGSKNLVTLALKYGVTHFVNISTDKAVNPTSVMGASKRMVERLVQSAALRASPEQTFVSVRFGNVLGSRGSVIPVFKQQILAGGPVTVTHPDMTRYFMTIPEASQLVLQAAGQGKNGEIYILDMGEPVRIVDLARDLIKLSGFEPDVDIPIAFSGVRPGEKLYEELMTDEERGDATAHEKIFVAKPSPLDQGALERTVQTLQEAALRSDHAVIRRELKAYISGSLLEDVPA, encoded by the coding sequence ATGCCACCTGCGACCGAGAGCCCCAAGTCCCCCCCGCCGAGCGGCAAACCGAGCCGGCTCAACCGGCTTTTTAAACTGTCGTTAGACGCCCTGTCGTGGCTGCTCGCGACGCCGATCGCCTTCTTTATCCGCTACGACTGGGCGCCCCCGGCCGACACGCTGGGCCCGATGGCCGTCGCGACCGCCGGGCTGTTCGCCCTCAAACTCGCCACGACCTCGTTTTTCGGCCTCTATCAGCGGAGCTGGACCAAGGTCGCCTTCCGCGAGCTCGGCGACATCGTCCGGGCCGTTATCGGCGCCGCCGCGCTCGGCAGTTTGATCCTCTTGTGGCTCGGCCCCAGCCTCGACATCCCCCGCTCGGTCGCCTTTCTCGACGGTCTGGTGACGCTCTTTTTGATGACGGGGATGCGCGCGTTTGCCCGCTACCGGCACGAGGCCTCGCTCGGCCAACATAGCGCGCGCCGCGCCAAGTCGGTTCTGGTGATCGGCGCGGGGGAGGCGGGCTCACTGGTCGTCCGCGAGATGCTGCGGCACCCGGAGATGGGGCTGCGGCCCGTGGGTTTTTTGGACGACGACCGCAAAAAGGTGGGCTACCGCATCGCCACGGTGCCGGTTTTGGGGACCACCCAAGACATCAACAAGGTGGTCCGTAGCCACGACGTCGACGAGGTGCTGATCGCCATCCCCTCGTCGGACGGCCGCGTGGTGCGCGAGATCGTCGGACGCATCGAAGGGGCCAAGGCGGGGCTCAAGTACCGCATCATCCCCGGCGTCTACGAGCTCCTCAGCGGCCAGGTCGGGATCAGCCGCATCCGCGAGGTGCAGATCGAAGACCTGCTGCGCCGCCCGCCGGTCGAGCTCGACACCGCCGCGATTTCAAGCTACCTCACCGACCGCGTGGTGATGATTACCGGCGCGGGCGGGTCGATCGGCTCGGAGCTCGTGCGGCAGATCTGCCGCTTCCGGCCCAAAGAGCTCATCCTCTTCGGGCGCGGCGAGAACAGCATCTACACCCTTGAGCGCGAGCTCGAGCGCGACTGGCCCGACATCCCCTACCACAGCGTCATTGCGGGCGTGCAGCACATCGTCCGGCTCGACTACGTCTTCCGGCGCTACCAACCCGAGGTGGTCTTTCACGCCGCCGCGCACAAGCACGTGCCGCTCATGGAGCTCAACCCCGAAGAGGCGGTGTTTAACAACATCATCGGCTCGAAAAACCTGGTGACGCTCGCCCTTAAGTACGGCGTGACGCACTTCGTCAACATCTCGACCGACAAAGCCGTCAACCCGACGTCCGTCATGGGCGCCTCCAAGCGGATGGTCGAACGGCTCGTGCAGAGCGCCGCGCTGCGCGCCTCGCCCGAGCAGACTTTTGTCTCGGTGCGCTTCGGCAACGTCCTGGGCAGCCGCGGCAGCGTCATCCCGGTGTTTAAGCAGCAGATCCTCGCGGGGGGTCCGGTGACGGTCACGCACCCCGACATGACGCGCTACTTTATGACCATCCCCGAGGCGTCGCAGCTCGTGTTGCAGGCGGCCGGTCAGGGGAAAAACGGCGAGATCTATATCCTCGACATGGGTGAGCCGGTGCGGATCGTCGACCTCGCCCGCGACCTCATCAAGCTCTCGGGGTTCGAGCCCGACGTGGACATCCCCATCGCCTTCTCCGGGGTGCGCCCCGGCGAAAAGCTCTATGAAGAGCTCATGACCGACGAGGAGCGCGGTGACGCCACTGCCCACGAAAAGATCTTCGTCGCCAAACCCTCACCCCTCGACCAGGGGGCGCTCGAGCGCACCGTCCAGACGCTTCAAGAGGCCGCCCTGCGCTCCGACCACGCGGTCATCCGCCGGGAGCTCAAGGCGTACATCAGCGGCTCGCTCCTCGAGGACGTGCCGGCTTAG
- a CDS encoding lytic transglycosylase domain-containing protein has translation MSRRQRVLSLLLLIGCALWLALELRVGAARALPYPEVAAAVRSVYEGEPLLADYRAVEAMVRRGDIEGLSAFVAEAPESFLRYRTLLALARDVRVPMARRAAFYEHLLAAGLIEPLAREEVRAAFLEVARVAELAGQTERALDAYTRALPLPAAALGVARLEPDAERRAELLLRVGAPADAQRALARAPKPPPPLLAARVYRALGEHERALEQLERLLQAEPTHLEGRTERAWVLLALGRTDEAAAAFGSLDEVARTRGLAALAAARGAYAEAGERYRQLAERSGEAGALWRATEMLERAGEPEAALPLYLELAQKRSPYRTDAAYRALVLAERLGDAAVAQRAAALLPEDAYFGALRHGLPELLPVSRLERAAPEVLERAAALARVGDREAAIGELLVALAAARGSEAETVALAEALQDLGEFRRSAQAATRWLERGSRDPRTWHVAFPRAYAQVVERYAAAWGVEPELVWAVMRQESAFYPRAVSTSRAMGLMQIVPATWAWLAELLDDAAADPFSVADNVRFGAFYLGSLMDLFGGDLERVVTAYNGGPGYIGAIAALEAVQRDPEAFYRLIDRQETRDYLQKVMWGYLVYRDVLGDTRVAEVQAARADPP, from the coding sequence GTGTCTCGTCGGCAGCGCGTGCTTTCGCTCCTTCTGCTCATCGGGTGCGCCCTGTGGCTCGCCCTCGAGCTGCGCGTGGGGGCGGCGCGGGCGCTGCCCTACCCCGAGGTCGCGGCCGCGGTGCGTTCGGTGTACGAGGGGGAGCCGCTCCTGGCGGACTACCGGGCGGTCGAGGCGATGGTGCGCCGCGGCGACATCGAAGGGCTGAGCGCCTTTGTCGCGGAAGCGCCCGAGAGCTTTTTGCGCTACCGCACCCTGCTCGCGCTCGCGCGCGACGTGCGCGTGCCGATGGCGCGCCGCGCCGCGTTCTACGAGCACCTCCTCGCGGCGGGGCTTATCGAGCCTCTAGCGCGCGAGGAGGTGCGCGCGGCGTTTCTCGAGGTCGCTCGGGTCGCGGAGCTCGCCGGGCAGACCGAGCGGGCCCTGGACGCCTACACGCGCGCCCTGCCGCTGCCGGCGGCGGCGCTAGGCGTCGCGCGGCTCGAGCCGGACGCCGAGCGGCGTGCCGAGCTCTTGTTGCGCGTGGGCGCCCCCGCGGACGCGCAGCGGGCGCTGGCGCGCGCTCCCAAACCCCCGCCGCCGCTTCTGGCCGCGCGGGTCTACCGCGCGCTCGGCGAGCACGAGCGGGCGCTGGAGCAGCTCGAGCGGCTGCTGCAGGCAGAACCCACGCACCTGGAGGGGCGGACCGAGCGCGCTTGGGTACTCCTCGCGCTGGGCCGCACCGACGAGGCGGCGGCGGCCTTCGGGTCGCTGGATGAGGTCGCGCGGACGCGCGGGTTGGCCGCGCTCGCCGCCGCGCGCGGCGCGTACGCGGAGGCGGGGGAGCGCTACCGCCAGCTCGCCGAGAGAAGCGGCGAGGCGGGGGCGCTGTGGCGCGCGACCGAGATGTTGGAGCGCGCCGGGGAGCCCGAGGCGGCGCTGCCGCTCTACCTCGAGCTCGCGCAGAAGCGTTCGCCCTACCGCACCGACGCTGCGTACCGCGCGCTCGTGCTCGCCGAGCGTCTGGGCGACGCGGCCGTGGCGCAGCGCGCGGCGGCGCTGCTACCCGAAGACGCCTACTTCGGCGCGCTGCGCCACGGCCTCCCCGAGCTGCTGCCGGTCTCGCGCCTCGAGCGGGCCGCTCCGGAGGTGCTTGAGCGGGCCGCGGCGCTCGCGCGCGTGGGCGACCGCGAAGCTGCCATCGGCGAGCTGCTCGTGGCGCTCGCCGCGGCGCGCGGCAGCGAAGCGGAGACGGTCGCCCTCGCCGAGGCGCTGCAGGACCTCGGTGAGTTTCGCCGGAGCGCGCAGGCCGCGACGCGGTGGCTTGAGCGCGGCAGCCGCGACCCGCGCACCTGGCACGTGGCCTTTCCGCGGGCCTACGCACAGGTCGTCGAGCGTTACGCGGCAGCGTGGGGGGTCGAACCCGAGCTCGTCTGGGCGGTGATGCGCCAGGAGTCCGCCTTTTATCCGCGCGCGGTCTCAACTTCGCGGGCGATGGGGCTTATGCAGATCGTACCGGCGACCTGGGCGTGGCTCGCCGAGCTCTTAGACGACGCCGCCGCCGACCCCTTTAGCGTCGCCGACAACGTCCGTTTCGGCGCCTTTTACCTAGGTTCCCTCATGGACCTCTTCGGCGGCGACCTCGAGCGGGTCGTGACCGCCTACAACGGTGGGCCGGGTTACATCGGCGCGATCGCCGCGCTCGAGGCGGTGCAGCGCGACCCCGAGGCCTTTTACCGGCTGATCGACCGCCAGGAGACGCGCGACTACCTGCAGAAGGTGATGTGGGGGTATCTGGTCTACCGCGACGTGCTGGGCGACACCCGGGTAGCGGAGGTGCAGGCGGCGCGCGCCGACCCCCCGTAG